AACATTCCACTTACGATTGTAATAACGGTTTACATCACCAGACAGTCGAGATAGATGACTATCTTTGGGATCAAAAACCACTTCTTGACATAGTCGGTTGAACAAATCAGCAACTTCCGAATCACTCCCAAGCCAATGCTCGATGATACCACAATAGTGCAAGTAGCTTACATCTTCGTCAGAATTTATTAGATTATCCATAAATATTATGTAGGATGTTATGTGGTTACTCGATTCCATATGGCACTGCTCAAAAGCTATAAGATTTGAGAAGAGAGACTTGGTACCTACAATAAACATGAGAGGGGATTTGGCTTTTTAtacaaacatataataaaaagtaagaaataaaagaagataTGTTTTAGCTTACCATCATGGATTAGTAGTTTGGGTATTTCTAGATAACCGCTTTTGAATTCAATATCCCAAAACCGGtcggtttttcttttcctaaactTAACACCAGCTTCCCTTAGTTCCGTCACGCAATGTACAAGTTGTTGTTGTCGCTTGTCCACCACTCGCGTATTCCTAGTTAATCTCTTTAGTAGAGATCTTGTATTTGGTGTAGGACTAGACTGGAGTAGACTTCGACGGAAAACATCTAGACAGTGCAACTCACCCTTGTCACCAAGTGTGTCCAAGGATTTTTCCAGCCAGTTCATGAGTTTTGCCTGGTCCGGTTTGGTGAAGGCCTCACCCGTTGGCATTAGCGGATCAAAGAACTTAACGGCTACATGTGCCACTATACCGGTTTGGTTTTGTGTACCGAGCTGTAACTCTAATAACCGGTCAAGGACAAACAGAGGAAGTTGATTTTCCAGCATTATCATGTCACGTTGAATCGAATGCATCAATCCTCGCATTGCGAAAACCGGGTCGTTGCGTGCATATCTACtcctcagaaaaaaaaaatcaacgaaCCGAAATAAGACCGGTTTAGCAAATAGATTAGATAACCGGAAGGAAACAAGAATATTCACGCTTACCCGATTTCAGGAAAGCCTTCAACGGTTCCCCTGAAGAGCTCAAGAACAAAACAGCCATCAAGAACAAGCATTTCTGTGAACTCATTACTGCTCAAACTTATGGGACCTTCATAGCAAGCACGAGCCTTCTCTTCTAGCTCTCTCATGGCATTAGTATACATTTCGATGCGCTGCTTCAAACGTTTCAGGACCTTATTGACTGCACGCTACTTATGGCGCTCCATAGGTCGGAGACGCTTTTTACCGTGGTGGTACGGACCAAGGGAAACGGTCTGGGGGAAATACGACTTCTTGTCGTTCTCTTGCAGGTAATGTGGAACTCTGTAGATGCATAGCTTTCCCCATATTGATGTGTCGTCGTCTCTATTTGCTTGCTCCAGCTTGTCTCTTATTGAGATCACCCAACTGTCTCCTGTGGTGTCTCCTGGCTTCTCTTCTATCACCTCCTTACCGGGCTCGGAATGAGTATGCTTGTGGTTCTGcaagttttgttcttgatcCGGTCTGGTAATGTCGGGTGAACCACGGAGATTCTGATGTTGAACCGGTTCCGagtgtttatttttggtttgaaattttTGGCGGAGCTTGAGGCTGAGCAAGTACCAGGTCAACATGTCTTTGTTGATGAAAAGTGGTTGTCCATCGGAATGAACATTAACcaaaaccattgttttttttttgctggtaGAAGTTTTTTCAGGAGATTGAGAGCGAGAGCTGTAATAGCAAAATGTTAAGTACAACGCTGTAACTAATTTAAAAGGTTATAAAAAGACTTCGTAGGCTTATTAAAAGACTCTCATAAATGCTTGTAGTATTTtccataaatcataaatgaaATTCAAATACCCAACTACTCATTATAAAGACTTTATAATCTTGCTAAAAGACTCATATAAATTGCTTGTGGCATAATAATATTACTAGGtgatattttgttagttactttttttttgtaattgtatttttgtaatgtagttttttattttgacgtattttctttgtttatatagtgtttatttgtatatttggggttatacaaTAAATTGGAAATcttaatagagtaagtagtttgtagaaTGTAGCTTTTCACGGAAACAAATACACCGCAATATttgatagtagttttgtaagagaataaaCACTccgcaatattggatagtagttttgtaagaggatagatACACCGCAATATCGGaaagtagttttgtaagaggatgaatttttctttattttgctttgtcgtcaaaagaggagaagttgcttgttaaattttagtgtgagatatttcaatagttaggaaaccattgtatttatagtgagattaggtatatttaggttatcattcagaagttaatatttaatatatcaaatctcagcaaaattgtaaaaaaacaatttaatttatagtttgataaaagtacatgttttaacgggtttaactcaaactttttttatattttaaaatttttaagagtaaaaatatttatattacttaaatattttatagacttaaatatattataatattttaaactttcgacggagttcaaatatttataataatttaaacattctataaaattttaaatatttataatctcttaaactttttaaaaaaacgtaaatatattataatatgtttactttttaaaagtttaaatatgctcaaatatagaaccaaattaaactgttaaatttggatacctgataaattaagcttcctgctcatttgtactcaaaacgtattagtcatatatttatagtgattatgaaccatattgcAAAATATTTactcgatgtgggatatacattacacattttctgtaaattagtttacaacttttcatatatataatttttgcgttttttattctttccatctatactaatcataattaattactataattttgttaaggaaatattgaaaaatctaaactaaatgatgctttgtttttatttaattgtattaaattgatttgttgtttccgtaaatatctcacaatataaaagcaaatcaaataagtttacatatatatacaatttcgtatttaagTCACAATCCacaagtattaaagatttctcattattattaatattcgtaataattatagggattaagtatagtaatagttaatatttgatattactgaaaCCATTAAATACTCGGATACCAGTTTACCTATTTATAGGGATAATACTTATGTTTGGTTGTGTGAATAattattcttgaatcaaaccaaatacaCAATCCAAATAGTATTAACCCGGATTACAAACGGATCCGCGTGTAGATTTTTGTTCTATTACCGGGTTAAAGAGGATCCGCGTTCCAACCCGGTCATAATTAAGTGGACGATTAAggggtataatggtcatttattgaaatcaaaactatagggtaatttaattaaattaagtgattctttaattatttttaataaaaaacataccaaaacaaaattatggtCCAATTTTGAGTGTAgttgctttaatagtatagatatactCCATATTGGCCCAACGACAAAAATGTTGTTCCAAACGGAAATCTTACAGACGTGCGAGGGATGAACATTTTTACTTTACGTCTTCAGTCCTCTAGTCAACTATCACAagatttagatattttatagaAAGGAAACGTGTCACTATCACTAGATTGagatatttttaattcaaatagaTGGAAATATAAAATGCCAAACAAAACTTGGAGAAAATACTTGTAAATTGAATGAGAAAATAAGAAGCTAACATTAGTATTCTTGAAGATTAAGAAGGTGGTTTATAGTAAGAATAAGCAGCAAAATAACTTTGAGATGACGTAAGAAGTAACAGCAAAAATGCAGCAAAGAAAGAGATATATCCCCAAGGGCTATCGAAGTACTTCTCTTTCAAGGTCTTCTTCCAAGCATTCCACTTCCTGTAGTACTTATTATGTTGAAGATAATAACGCTTAGCTGCAACCGACAGTTCAAATAAATGACTATCACTGATGTCAAAAATGGTATCTTGACCTATCCGGTTGAACAAATCGGCAACTTCAGAGTCGCTCTCTAACCAGTGTTCGATGATACCACAAGAACGTAAGTGACTAACATCTTCTGGAGAATCTATTAGATTGTCCATGAAGACTATGTAGGATGTTATGTCGTTGCTCGAGTCGATATGGTTTTGTTCGAAAGCTATGAGATTCAGGAAGAGAGACTTGGTACCTACAAAACACACGAGAAGGGGTGGTGTTGCCAACTTCATGTTTCTGATTTGATTAAGTTGAAAAATAAGAAGTGCATTTATTTCATTGTCTTAATTTATATCCCGTTGATGACCTAGTCGAATATCACATTATATCAGTCGTCTAATGTACTATTCTTAAACAATAATACTACATATAAACaagaaattgtatatatgtgtaaaatGTAAGATTTGGAAGGTAAATGGGTaagaataatataataaaaccacgtgggggaaaaaaaaaagaagaagatttaacTTACCATCGTGGATAAATAGTTTGGGTATCTCTAGATAACCATTCGAGAATTGAATATCCCAAAACCGGTCGCTTTGCCTCTTCCTGAAATTAAAACCGCCATCCCTTAGTTCAGTGACGCAGTGTATCATTTGTTTTCTACGCTTGTCCACCACGCGCAAACCCCCGTACACTCTCTTTTGTGGTAAGCTCCGTTTTGTTCTCGTAGACTGAAGCAGGCTTCGACGGAATGCATCTAGACAATGCAACCCGCTCTTGTCGCCAAGTGAGTTCATGACGAATGGGTCAAAAGCTTTATCTGTAGCCAACGAGTACTCGAGATTTAACTGGTCGGTTTTGGTCAACGGTTCGTCTGTTGGCAT
The Camelina sativa cultivar DH55 chromosome 6, Cs, whole genome shotgun sequence genome window above contains:
- the LOC104791244 gene encoding UPF0481 protein At3g47200-like, whose product is MENLIPSPPLLPPPLSFGPNLPLGNIILERINRRKRRLIYKERLVWYLITLVLRQELLTRNQKPREEWVITIKEKMDQVLREDAIISWDKHCIYRVPHYLQENDKKSYFPQIVSLGPYHHGSKHLLPMDHHKWRAANMVMKRTKQGIEMYINAMKELETRARACYEGLISLSSNEFIKMLVLDGCFVLELFRGAYKDKGFLELGYDRNDPVFAMRASMHSIQRDMVMLENQLPLFVLNRLLELQLGSRNQTGLVAQLAVRFFEPLMPTDEPLTKTDQLNLEYSLATDKAFDPFVMNSLGDKSGLHCLDAFRRSLLQSTRTKRSLPQKRVYGGLRVVDKRRKQMIHCVTELRDGGFNFRKRQSDRFWDIQFSNGYLEIPKLFIHDGTKSLFLNLIAFEQNHIDSSNDITSYIVFMDNLIDSPEDVSHLRSCGIIEHWLESDSEVADLFNRIGQDTIFDISDSHLFELSVAAKRYYLQHNKYYRKWNAWKKTLKEKYFDSPWGYISFFAAFLLLLLTSSQSYFAAYSYYKPPS